TTGTTGAAATGATCATTTTGCCTCCGCGCCTCTGTTCTAAAGGAGGAGAAGTAAGAATAATAACTTATGGCAATAATTATAATAACTGGTAAGAAAGTTATAACTCAATCAAAAAATATAAATAGGCGTTTTGATTTCTTATGGTTATGAAACGAAAGGTAAGCAAGATAGGTCAGAGTACGCTGATGGTGAGTTTGCCGCATCAGTGGGTGAAGGAGCAAGGCATCGAGAAGGGGGATGAGGTGGAGATAGAAGCGAAGGGTTCGATAGTAGAAATTAGTACTGATAAGAAGAAGAAAAAAGAAAAGAAAGAATACAAGTTCTGTATGCATACAGAGAACGAAAAAGTAATTCGCATATATCTTAATACATTGTATAGAGTTGGATACGACCGGATAGTCATCGAATATAAATCAGAAAAGACTCTTAATATAATTCGTTATTTAGTAACAAATTACCTTCTTGGATTTGAGATAGTGCATGAAGAAGAAAATAAGTGCATCCTTGAAAGTCTTACAGAACCAACAGAAGAAAAAGCAGATGTCCTCCTGAGAAAAGTTTTTTTTATTATGTATGAAGTATTAGCAATTATTACTGAAGATATTAAAAAAGGATCATTTGAAAGGCTTTCCACAGTACAGGAACTTATGATGCGTTTCGATAGATTCTGCAACTTTTTTTCAAGAACTCTTTTCAAAGAGAAACAGCTAGACCCCTTCAGATGGCAGATGGTACAAAAATTACTTATGGCACAGCATACTATTTATTATTGCTATAAAGCAATTGTAAAATCTAAGCACAGAAGATTTTCATCTGGTATCATTGCGTATCTTGAAGATACCAAGAGATTGGTTCAGGGGCTAGAAACATTTTATTATAAAAAAGATTTTACTGACATAGAAAAGATTGTCAGACTGAAAGAGGATCTCCTCTATCATCGAATTTCTGAGGTTCAAAAGACAAAGGAGGGTATTTTTATCTCTCCATATCTTTTTGGAATAGTAAAAACCATACCAACACTTGGTGGGAGCATACAAGAATTTCTCAAGTAAGAACTCTAAGCGCTTCTTTTTCTGCGAACTGTGCAATTGCTTTACAGCGTTCAATTTCGCTATCACACTGATGATGAGGCATGGTTTTGCTGGCAATATACATTGCGCGATATGCCTCTACATGCAACGATGCAAGAGTTAAGGCATAATTTTGTTGCGTCAACTCTGCCTGTTCAGGTTCATGAAAATGACGCACGGCATAATAGAATTCTAATGCTGTTCGAATATATGATGTGTTGAAAACAAACCTCTTCTGCTCTGCTAACAGGATGCGAACAATATCTCGATATATACCTCCTCCTTTATCTGCACGGGTTGCATTTCCATAATCAATGAGTATATGGCCTTGACGACCAGTCCAGTTCTGTGCACGCATATCATTATGAACTATTCTTGTTCCATCAACGTTATGTGTCACGAGAAATGCAATGGACTCGTTTAAGTTTGAGCTTATAAGTTCAGTTGCTTTACGTTCTCCAAAGGATGATGCAAGCTTATTTCGAAGGTCTCTGGCACTATAATACTGTGGAACTTCAGACTCCTCAAATGCAGGATGACCAGCGAGATGTTTGAGATGCGTGTGGAAAAGACTTGCAACATAAAGTCTGTGCTTGAGTATTGGAGAGAGTTGTTTCCCTCCAACAGATTGATAGATTTTATGGCGCACAGGATCGATTCGGAATATATCATCTGAAAGGTCAGGCATAACAAGGAGATGATATCCTTTATATGAAAGCGGCGTTTCTGTATTGAAGTGAACAATATATTGTGCCAAAGGACTCCTTGTTGCTGCCTCTGCAATGAGCAGCTCTCGTTCCGCAGCATGCCGTTCCTTTACTATTTTAAAAACATATCTTTCTTCAGAAAGAGGATTGCTAATGGTAAAGCGACCTACTGCATCAGCATGGGAATAACCGAAAGAATCCAACATAACTTCTCTTTCGAGTGAAAAAATGGTTGCGTCTATGTTTCCTATAGTTTCTCGAAGCAACTCCTCCATGATTGAGGGAGGCATATTTGGAAAGAGCTGCTCGAGGAGAGATTCGAAAGAAGTATTTGATCTTTTACGATATAATTCATCTAATATTTTTCTTGAAAAACCAGTAATCTGTGAATGTAACCCTCCAAATGGCGACCTAAAAGAACCCGGACCAAAACGGAAAGAGTTGACAGCAGGTTGCAGAGTATCTGCAAAAACATTAGCAAGAGCATTTCCATTGATAAAAACGTATAGTGACTCATGACACCGTAAACAAGTAAGTTCCTCAACAGGAATTTTTATATTATCTGTTTCTTCACTCCACATCTTATGCTTTTTAGCATCTGGACCATCGGCAATCATCAGCTCTAATTCTCTGGGAGGAAAAGCCATACGTCCACTGATAGTTATTCCATATTTGGAACTTATTCGTGAGTATTCATTCTTAATATGCTCTTCTGTGGTAGATGTGTCAATTCTGCCCCCACAACTATGAAATGGAAAATACACTTCTTTATATGGGGGTTTAATAAGCTGACAAGAGCGAATATCTAAATCAGTTTCAGACCAAGAATTAAGATATGTTACTTCAACGTCAACTCTTCTTACATCATCACGCACAAATTCATAATTTCCTTTTTCAGAGTAAGACATATCATCATCTATTGCTTTTCCAAATAAAAGATGGTCGTTTTTCCTCCCAAAAAGACTCAATCGTTGTGTTATCAAACTCAAATTAGCCATAATACTCACTTTTTAAGTACAAAGAAACCAATTCACTCTTTTAAACTTTTAGACACAAAAGAGTGAGAAAAAGACAGAAAAGTATTGTTTAAACAATTAATACTAAAGTTATAAAAATACCGCTACCTCTCTTTGTGTCATGTTTTCGCCGGAACAGACACAACAAGAACTCGATGATCTGGAAAGCAGAATAAATAACGCTACAACATATGTTCGACTTCCACTGCATAATTTCTTAAGTCGTTTTATAAACATAGGAGGACCAGAAATAAGGGAGCGGAAAGAGGGGAGTCTAAAGCAATTAAGTTCTGAAAATTCTCACCTCGCGACACGTATAGGGATAAGCGCCTTGCTCGAGAAATGGAGAAAAGAGCATGATCCGGTATATGACTATCATGCAGGATACATGGATATGTACGACGATTTTGAGATTCATAAAACAATCTCCAGATTACGGGGAGAGATAGCGTTGATGAAGCAAACTTGCGGCGCGGCCAATAAAATAAACTCCCCTTACGCTCGAGATTTTATAGAAAAAAATTGGTCACAAATTGTTCAAACGAATCAAGCAGATATTGCAAGCAATTTTGGAGGGATAGCGGTTCGGGGGGCTTGGAACGACTTCTTAATAGAGGAAGTGATTTCAGACATCGCCGCTCAATTACACTACGCGGAAAATAAAGAAGAACGCGCCATTGCAGAGGGAAATATATTATATGTTCCTGTATCTTTATTTTTTAAGAGGGATTCTCTGTGTAAAAATAAGCGCACAAGAAGTATATTTGAACTTCCAAAAGACGACTACGACCGCTTCTCCCGCGTGTTTGATTATGTGTACAGTAAAGGCAATCCTCCACTTGGGCATATACTCCCTCAAGTGAAAGAGGGTGACGCTTTTTCTTACGAGCACATAGTCAATGATTTTGAGAAAGCCATGCAAAGACAAGCGAGGGAAATGACATACAGGGCACTATCCAAACCAGCTGAAGAAAAACAACTGAATTGACAGAAATGTTCAACTATAATCTCTCCACACATGCTCGCATTTTTCGCATTTCATGAACTTTGTTTCCGGTTCGTCAGACGCGCGGGTCTGCACTGTCCAGAAATATGCCCTGCGATGCTTGCATTTTGGGCATTCCGCGATAGTGAGCGGGTGCGGCTCAATTTCCTTCTCCACAACACTAATTGCCTGTTTTTCCTGCATTTTCTCAGAAAGAACCGCGCTATCGACTTGCTTTGTACTGTAGCCGCATTTGCAGTGCATTGTTTTTTTGTTGCCATCTACTTTTGGAAGAAGTAATCCTCCACATTTTGGACAAAACATCATTATAATTCACCTCAATACTATTGCATAAATTCGAGCAATGGACTAATCAGCCAGATAAAGGCAATTTTGATCCAACCAAGGAAAGGAATCCTAAAAATTGCTTTCCCATAAATCGCATCTTGCTGAATGTTTGTGTCTATATTCCCTGAATCATCATTGTGATCCCCTTTTGTTTGGTACACAAAACCAGTTGTTTCATCACCGGAAATTGAGACAACACGATGAATAATGGGCTCATTTCCATACGCGCTTTGAAATACTAAAACATCTCCAATTTTAATATTTTTAGGTTCCACCCCTTTCAGAACCATAATATCCCCCTTGTTGAACCCATTTTTGAAGGAAAAATCCTTAAATTGCTCTTCAGTAATGCCATAATCTGCGTACCAATCACCTTGTAAGCAGGAAGTGGAACAATACGCAGCGCTCAACCACCAGTCTGAGAAGCTCCCGTCATGTTCCATGCTCCCAGAAACAACAGCGACAACAGGAAACGCAGTGCCAAAAATAAAGCCAAGGCCTGGATAGACAATGAATTTAATGAGAATAAAAGCAAGAAGCAGGTTTACAGGCCAACTCCACCAGCTATCGCTTTCCCAAATAAACCACCATATTTTTTTGAGCATTTCTTTGAATTGCATAAGAAAAGAAGAAAGAAGGAACGTTAAAAATGTTTGGGTTTTGTTAAATCTCTTATTCCTGCTCAGCTAATTTTTCGAGGTATCTGCCATGCATACTGCTTGCAAGCATGGATTCTTTATATTTTTTCACACAATTTCTTCCTGCGTCTTTCGCTGCATAGAGCGCAAGATCTGCCTGATCAACAAGCTCACTTGCTTGAGGTGTTGTCGCGCGATAATTCGCAAGACCAATGGAAAGCGTAATTCCTCGAGCAGGAAATCTTCCTTGTTTAGGAAGTGAATCTGCGAGTCGATTCTCAACATTCTCTCGAATACGTTCCGCAACAACAAGTCCTTGTTCAACAGAAGTATACGGCAATATAACCGCAAACTCTTCGCCACCATAGCGGTAGAAACGTTGATTATCCTCCGCGCGAAGGCTTTGAAGTGCAATCACTGAAACAAGTTGAAGAGCACGATCTCCAACAGTATGACCATATACATCATTTACTTTTTTGAAATGATCAATGTCAAGAAGGAGTAGAGTAACATCACTATGAGATGCGGATGCTCGAGGAGGAAGACCTAAAACCGCTTCTAATCTTCTTTCTTCTTGCAATAAATAAGGAAGCTCTCGTTGGCGATAAA
The sequence above is drawn from the Candidatus Woesearchaeota archaeon genome and encodes:
- a CDS encoding phosphate uptake regulator PhoU, which encodes MKRKVSKIGQSTLMVSLPHQWVKEQGIEKGDEVEIEAKGSIVEISTDKKKKKEKKEYKFCMHTENEKVIRIYLNTLYRVGYDRIVIEYKSEKTLNIIRYLVTNYLLGFEIVHEEENKCILESLTEPTEEKADVLLRKVFFIMYEVLAIITEDIKKGSFERLSTVQELMMRFDRFCNFFSRTLFKEKQLDPFRWQMVQKLLMAQHTIYYCYKAIVKSKHRRFSSGIIAYLEDTKRLVQGLETFYYKKDFTDIEKIVRLKEDLLYHRISEVQKTKEGIFISPYLFGIVKTIPTLGGSIQEFLK
- a CDS encoding transcription factor S — encoded protein: MMFCPKCGGLLLPKVDGNKKTMHCKCGYSTKQVDSAVLSEKMQEKQAISVVEKEIEPHPLTIAECPKCKHRRAYFWTVQTRASDEPETKFMKCEKCEHVWRDYS
- a CDS encoding signal peptidase I encodes the protein MQFKEMLKKIWWFIWESDSWWSWPVNLLLAFILIKFIVYPGLGFIFGTAFPVVAVVSGSMEHDGSFSDWWLSAAYCSTSCLQGDWYADYGITEEQFKDFSFKNGFNKGDIMVLKGVEPKNIKIGDVLVFQSAYGNEPIIHRVVSISGDETTGFVYQTKGDHNDDSGNIDTNIQQDAIYGKAIFRIPFLGWIKIAFIWLISPLLEFMQ
- a CDS encoding GGDEF domain-containing protein, which translates into the protein MGQSREFPGLEVLIEALREDIGLLDMAIHDIPKQQHEILYSTLLGMSPEERHRLLRICITLGQEDRSFLIETIGSGLIDKRTGLYNRTKFTTDLGAAIEVVDSLYRQRELPYLLQEERRLEAVLGLPPRASASHSDVTLLLLDIDHFKKVNDVYGHTVGDRALQLVSVIALQSLRAEDNQRFYRYGGEEFAVILPYTSVEQGLVVAERIRENVENRLADSLPKQGRFPARGITLSIGLANYRATTPQASELVDQADLALYAAKDAGRNCVKKYKESMLASSMHGRYLEKLAEQE